Proteins encoded within one genomic window of Candidatus Eisenbacteria bacterium:
- the atpC gene encoding F0F1 ATP synthase subunit epsilon (produces ATP from ADP in the presence of a proton gradient across the membrane; the epsilon subunit is part of the catalytic core of the ATP synthase complex), with protein MAAVFHLSVLTPEKSVFEGEVEYVEVPGTAGYFGVLAHHAPLVANLAKGMLTIRRAGGQNEKLEVSG; from the coding sequence GTGGCGGCGGTCTTCCATCTCAGCGTGCTGACGCCCGAGAAGTCGGTGTTCGAGGGCGAGGTCGAGTACGTCGAGGTTCCCGGCACCGCCGGCTACTTCGGCGTGCTCGCCCACCACGCTCCGCTGGTGGCCAACCTGGCGAAGGGCATGCTCACCATCCGCCGCGCCGGCGGCCAGAACGAGAAGCTCGAGGTGAGCGG
- the atpD gene encoding F0F1 ATP synthase subunit beta has protein sequence MNVGKVVQVIGPTVDVAFDPEKLPKIYNAILIEDKERGIKLTVEAALHVGDNVVRCIAMDSTDGLVRGMKATDTGDPITVPVGEECLGRIFNLVGETIDGKGPVKATKRLPIHRPAPPFAEQEVEKQIFETGIKVVDMLAPYQRGGKVGLFGGAGVGKTVLIQELIRNIATQHGGFSVFAGVGERTREGNDLYREMTESGVIAKTVMVFGQMNEPPGARLRVGLTGVTMAEYFRDEQGKDVLFFVDNIFRFTQAGSEVSALLGRMPSAVGYQPTLSTEMGALQERITTTKKGSITSVQAIYVPADDLTDPAPATAFSHLDATTVLERSIAELGIYPAVDPLASTSRILDPAIVGEEHYAIARSVQRILQRYKDLQDIIAILGMDELSEDDKVTVSRARKIQRFLSQPFFVAEAFTGTPGKYVKLEDTVKGFKMIVEGKLDELPEQAFYMKGGIEEVQEAAEKMAATV, from the coding sequence ATGAACGTCGGGAAAGTCGTCCAGGTGATCGGTCCCACGGTGGACGTGGCGTTCGATCCCGAGAAACTGCCGAAGATCTACAACGCGATCCTCATCGAGGACAAAGAGCGCGGCATCAAGCTCACGGTCGAAGCGGCGCTCCACGTGGGTGACAACGTCGTCCGCTGCATCGCCATGGACTCGACCGACGGCCTGGTGCGTGGCATGAAGGCGACCGACACCGGCGATCCCATTACCGTTCCGGTCGGCGAGGAATGTCTCGGGCGAATCTTCAACCTGGTCGGCGAGACGATCGACGGCAAGGGGCCGGTCAAGGCGACCAAGAGACTTCCGATCCATCGTCCCGCTCCGCCGTTCGCCGAGCAGGAAGTGGAGAAGCAGATCTTCGAGACCGGCATCAAGGTGGTCGACATGCTGGCGCCCTACCAGCGCGGCGGCAAGGTCGGTCTGTTCGGCGGCGCCGGCGTGGGCAAGACCGTGCTGATCCAGGAGCTGATCCGGAACATCGCGACCCAGCACGGCGGCTTCTCGGTGTTCGCGGGCGTCGGCGAGCGCACCCGCGAAGGCAACGACCTCTATCGCGAGATGACCGAGTCGGGCGTCATCGCGAAGACGGTGATGGTCTTCGGTCAGATGAACGAGCCGCCCGGAGCGCGCCTGCGCGTGGGGCTCACCGGCGTCACCATGGCGGAGTACTTCCGCGACGAACAGGGCAAGGACGTGCTGTTCTTCGTCGACAACATCTTCCGCTTCACCCAGGCGGGCTCCGAAGTGTCGGCGCTGCTCGGCCGCATGCCGAGCGCGGTAGGCTACCAGCCCACGCTGTCGACCGAGATGGGGGCGCTGCAGGAACGCATCACCACCACGAAGAAGGGGTCGATCACTTCGGTGCAGGCGATCTACGTGCCGGCCGACGATCTCACCGATCCCGCGCCGGCCACCGCCTTCTCGCACCTCGACGCCACCACGGTGCTCGAGCGCTCGATCGCCGAGCTCGGCATCTACCCGGCCGTCGATCCGCTGGCGTCGACCTCGCGCATTCTGGACCCCGCGATCGTCGGCGAGGAGCACTACGCGATCGCGCGATCGGTGCAACGAATCCTCCAGCGCTACAAGGACCTCCAGGACATCATCGCCATCCTCGGGATGGACGAGCTGTCGGAAGACGACAAGGTCACGGTGTCGCGCGCGCGCAAGATCCAGCGCTTCCTGTCGCAGCCCTTCTTCGTCGCCGAGGCCTTCACCGGGACGCCCGGGAAGTACGTGAAGCTCGAAGACACGGTCAAGGGCTTCAAGATGATCGTCGAGGGCAAGCTCGACGAGCTGCCCGAGCAGGCGTTCTACATGAAGGGTGGCATCGAGGAAGTCCAGGAGGCCGCCGAGAAGATGGCGGCCACCGTCTAG
- the atpG gene encoding ATP synthase F1 subunit gamma produces MATLKDLRRRIRATKSMQQIFKAMEMVAAAKLRRAQVRAQSAAPYAQKISEMLANLAGAASEMEHPLFKVRPVKTTALVVIAADRGFAGTYNTVILRVAEQRVRKAERGSIKLVLVGRKARDYARRRGFPVLSAHTDLPGEADLELARKLTQELTERFVSGEVDRVELLYTHFVNALVRKIQNPAFLPVGAEPPKPKEEKAAKEGEAAPRASVDPIFEPDPETIFGELVPRYAMATLYAAMADALASEHAARMVAMGSARKNAGELVDDLTLKRNRLRQAAITKEIAELVGGAEALK; encoded by the coding sequence ATGGCGACGCTGAAAGATCTCCGGCGGCGAATCCGCGCCACGAAGAGCATGCAGCAGATCTTCAAGGCGATGGAGATGGTGGCTGCCGCCAAGCTGCGCCGTGCCCAGGTGCGTGCGCAGTCCGCCGCCCCCTACGCGCAGAAGATCTCCGAGATGCTCGCCAATCTCGCCGGCGCTGCGTCCGAGATGGAGCATCCGCTGTTCAAGGTGCGGCCGGTGAAGACCACCGCACTCGTGGTGATCGCGGCCGATCGCGGCTTTGCCGGCACGTACAACACCGTCATCCTGAGAGTGGCCGAGCAGCGGGTCCGCAAAGCCGAGCGGGGGTCGATCAAGCTCGTCCTGGTGGGGCGCAAGGCGCGCGACTACGCGCGGCGCCGGGGGTTCCCGGTCCTCTCGGCCCATACCGACCTCCCCGGCGAAGCCGATCTGGAGCTGGCGCGCAAGCTGACGCAGGAGCTCACCGAGCGATTCGTCTCCGGCGAAGTCGACAGGGTCGAGCTGCTCTACACCCACTTCGTGAACGCGCTGGTGAGGAAGATCCAGAACCCGGCGTTCCTCCCGGTCGGCGCCGAGCCGCCCAAGCCCAAAGAGGAGAAGGCCGCCAAGGAAGGGGAGGCGGCGCCGCGGGCGAGCGTGGATCCGATCTTCGAACCCGACCCGGAGACCATCTTCGGCGAGCTGGTGCCGCGCTACGCGATGGCGACGCTCTATGCCGCGATGGCGGATGCGCTGGCCTCCGAGCATGCGGCGCGCATGGTGGCCATGGGCTCGGCGCGCAAGAACGCGGGCGAGCTGGTGGACGACCTCACGCTCAAGCGGAACCGGCTGCGCCAGGCGGCCATCACCAAGGAGATCGCCGAGCTGGTCGGTGGCGCGGAAGCTCTCAAGTGA
- the atpA gene encoding F0F1 ATP synthase subunit alpha, translated as MTFRPEEVSAVLAQELERYEAKLETKSVGTVLSVGDGISRVWGLEDAMAGELIRFPGDIMGMVLNLEEDNVGVVLFGSDKNIKEGDRVERTGRIASVPVGKTMIGRVVNAIGQPVDGKGPIGADKFRNIEFKAPGVIERQPVKEPLQTGIKAIDAMIPIGRGQRELIIGDRQTGKTTIALDTIINQKGTGVICVYVAIGQKESTVANVVGILEKHGAMEYTIVVTASASESAPLQFIAPYAGCAMGEEFTYDGGHVLCVYDDLSKHANAYRQLALLLRRPPGREAYPGDVFYLHSRLLERACKLSDDLKGGSLTALPFIETQAGDVSAYIPTNVISITDGQIFLEGDLFYSGVRPAINVGISVSRVGGNAQIKAMRQVAGRLRLDLAQYRALAAFAQFGSDLDKATQAQLTRGERMVELLKQGQFAPLPVEQQVISIWAGANGYLDDVPVIAVRKFESEWLGFVNQKYGEVAHNIRTAKSISPEDEKRLHEACKTFKAQFKA; from the coding sequence ATGACCTTCCGACCCGAAGAAGTGAGCGCCGTGCTGGCGCAAGAGCTCGAGCGCTACGAGGCCAAGCTCGAGACCAAGAGCGTCGGCACGGTCCTGTCCGTGGGCGACGGCATCTCCCGCGTCTGGGGCCTCGAAGACGCGATGGCCGGCGAGCTGATCCGCTTCCCGGGCGACATCATGGGCATGGTCCTCAACCTCGAAGAGGACAACGTCGGTGTCGTCTTGTTCGGCTCGGACAAGAACATCAAGGAAGGCGATCGTGTCGAGCGGACGGGCCGCATCGCCTCCGTGCCGGTCGGCAAGACGATGATCGGCCGCGTGGTGAACGCCATCGGGCAACCGGTCGACGGCAAGGGCCCGATCGGCGCCGACAAGTTCAGGAACATCGAGTTCAAGGCGCCGGGCGTCATCGAGCGCCAGCCGGTGAAGGAGCCCCTCCAGACCGGCATCAAGGCGATCGACGCCATGATCCCCATCGGTCGCGGCCAGCGCGAGCTGATCATCGGCGATCGCCAGACCGGCAAGACCACGATCGCCCTCGACACGATCATCAATCAGAAGGGCACCGGGGTGATCTGCGTGTACGTCGCGATCGGACAGAAAGAGTCCACGGTCGCCAACGTCGTCGGCATTCTCGAGAAGCACGGCGCCATGGAGTACACGATCGTGGTGACGGCCTCGGCCTCGGAATCGGCGCCGCTCCAGTTCATCGCTCCCTACGCGGGCTGCGCGATGGGTGAGGAGTTCACCTACGACGGCGGCCACGTGCTGTGCGTCTACGACGACCTGTCCAAGCACGCCAACGCCTATCGCCAGCTCGCGCTGTTGCTGCGGCGGCCTCCGGGCCGCGAGGCGTATCCCGGCGACGTGTTCTACCTCCACTCGCGGCTGCTCGAGCGCGCCTGCAAGCTGTCGGACGACCTGAAGGGCGGCTCGCTGACCGCGCTGCCGTTCATCGAGACGCAGGCCGGCGACGTCTCGGCGTACATCCCGACCAACGTCATCTCGATCACCGACGGACAGATCTTCCTCGAGGGTGATCTGTTCTATTCCGGCGTGCGCCCCGCCATCAACGTCGGCATCTCGGTGTCGCGTGTGGGCGGCAACGCCCAGATCAAGGCGATGCGCCAGGTGGCCGGGCGGCTGCGTCTCGACCTGGCGCAGTACCGCGCGCTGGCGGCCTTCGCGCAGTTCGGCTCCGACCTCGACAAGGCGACCCAGGCCCAGCTCACCCGCGGCGAGCGCATGGTCGAGCTGCTCAAGCAGGGACAGTTCGCGCCGCTGCCGGTCGAGCAGCAGGTGATCTCGATCTGGGCGGGCGCCAACGGCTACCTCGACGACGTTCCGGTCATCGCGGTGCGCAAGTTCGAGAGCGAATGGCTGGGGTTCGTGAACCAGAAATACGGAGAGGTCGCGCACAACATCCGCACCGCCAAGAGCATCTCTCCCGAAGACGAGAAGCGCTTGCACGAGGCGTGCAAGACCTTCAAGGCCCAGTTCAAGGCTTAG
- the atpH gene encoding ATP synthase F1 subunit delta produces MKDTTVAARYARGLFILTEKRGETERALEDLKGLVEVLKPGSRVGNFLASPGVRLADKRESVKRALDGKVARTVVLFADLLLRKKRLPEFDFAVTEFEALVEKKQGVQRAHVVSAVPLTDGEQQRLHAELERHTRSKIRLTSEVDSDLIGGALVRIGDHVIDRSVATLLKAIEQQLSEVSV; encoded by the coding sequence TGAAAGACACGACGGTCGCCGCGCGTTACGCGCGCGGGCTCTTCATCCTCACCGAGAAGCGTGGCGAGACGGAGCGCGCCCTCGAGGACCTGAAGGGCCTGGTCGAGGTGCTGAAGCCGGGGAGTCGCGTGGGCAACTTCCTGGCCTCACCGGGCGTGCGGCTCGCCGACAAGCGGGAGTCGGTGAAGCGCGCCCTGGACGGGAAAGTGGCGCGCACGGTGGTGCTGTTCGCGGACCTGTTGCTGCGCAAGAAGCGGCTGCCCGAGTTCGACTTTGCGGTGACGGAGTTCGAGGCGCTGGTCGAGAAGAAGCAGGGCGTCCAGCGCGCCCACGTGGTGAGCGCGGTGCCGCTCACCGATGGGGAGCAGCAGCGGCTGCACGCGGAGCTCGAGCGTCATACCCGGTCCAAGATCCGTCTCACGAGCGAAGTCGACTCCGACCTGATCGGCGGCGCCCTGGTGCGCATCGGCGATCACGTGATCGACCGCTCGGTCGCCACGCTGCTCAAGGCGATCGAGCAACAGCTTTCCGAAGTCAGCGTCTAA